One genomic region from Rhinoraja longicauda isolate Sanriku21f chromosome 8, sRhiLon1.1, whole genome shotgun sequence encodes:
- the hspe1 gene encoding 10 kDa heat shock protein, mitochondrial — protein sequence MAGQAFRKFLPLFDRVLVERVAAETVTKGGIMLPEKSQGKVLQATVIAIGPGSRVKTGDIHPVNVKVGDTVLLPEYGGTKVVLDEKDYYLFRDGDILGKYTE from the exons ATG GCAGGTCAAGCATTCAGAAAGTTTCTTCCTCTCTTCGATCGTGTTCTGGTGGAAAGAGTTGCAGCAGAAACAGTGACAAAAGGTGGCATCATGCTTCCTGAGAAATCTCAGGGAAAAGTGCTGCAAGCAACAGTCATAGCAATTGGACCTGGCAGCCGAGTGAAG ACTGGTGATATCCATCCAGTTAATGTAAAAGTTGGTGACACAGTTCTACTGCCAGAATATGGAGGAACAAAAGTTGTTTTAGATGAAAAG GATTATTACTTGTTCAGGGATGGAGATATTCTTGGAAAGTACACAGAGTAG